A genomic stretch from Theobroma cacao cultivar B97-61/B2 chromosome 4, Criollo_cocoa_genome_V2, whole genome shotgun sequence includes:
- the LOC18601636 gene encoding UDP-glycosyltransferase 83A1: MSVKMETSNPHILVIPYPAQGHVFPLMELSHNLAKHGFKISFVNTDFNHQRIINAFGKEADENGLVRLVSIPDGLEDGEDRNQIGKLTEALCQVMPRELKEFIVKFNRTEDDKITCVLADLNMGWTLDVAAELGIRGAAFWPCSVVQLVLFLSIPKLIDDGLIDENGFPINKHKMFQLSATMPAVHVTNFAWLTFGDSSAQKLMFHYIKGYNKVVDTADWVLCNSSLDLEPEGFTLVPKVLPIGPLSASNRLGKLSGNFWPDDTSCLKWLDQQPPGSVIYVAFGSFTVFDKFQFQELALGLELSKRPFLWVVRPDITKGEHDFYPEGFQERVAGQGKMVRWAPQGAVLAHPSIACFISHCGWNSTIEGVSNGVPFLCWPYFADQFLNESYISDIWKVGLKFNKDERGIITREEIKTKVQQLLGDEKYEVRAVELKEMVTRCANEGGSSDKIFKNFTEWMKP; the protein is encoded by the exons ATGAGTGTAAAAATGGAAACGAGCAACCCACATATTCTGGTTATACCATATCCAGCACAAGGCCATGTCTTTCCTCTTATGGAGCTATCCCACAACCTGGCTAAACATGGCTTCAAAATCAGCTTTGTCAACACAGATTTTAATCACCAGAGGATCATAAACGCGTTTGGAAAGGAGGCTGACGAAAATGGCCTTGTTCGTCTAGTTTCAATCCCGGATGGGTTGGAAGATGGGGAGGACAGGAATCAGATAGGGAAGTTAACTGAAGCATTATGCCAGGTTATGCCCAGAGAGCTGAAAGAGTTCATTGTTAAGTTTAATAGAACAGAGGATGATAAGATCACATGTGTTCTGGCTGATTTAAACATGGGTTGGACGCTTGATGTTGCAGCAGAGTTGGGAATCCGGGGCGCTGCCTTTTGGCCTTGTTCGGTCGTCCAATTAGTGTTGTTTCTTAGCATTCCGAAGCTTATTGATGATGGACTTATTGATGAAAATG GTTTTCCAATTAATAAACATAAGATGTTTCAGTTGTCCGCAACCATGCCTGCTGTACACGTAACAAATTTTGCATGGCTCACCTTTGGTGACTCTAGCGCACAAAAACTTATGTTTCATTATATTAAGGGATACAACAAAGTCGTTGACACAGCAGATTGGGTACTTTGCAACTCAAGTTTGGACTTGGAGCCCGAAGGGTTCACCTTGGTTCCAAAGGTCTTACCCATAGGCCCACTTTCAGCAAGCAATCGGCTTGGAAAGTTGTCAGGAAATTTCTGGCCAGACGACACATCTTGTTTGAAATGGCTTGATCAACAGCCACCAGGCTCAGTCATATATGTCGCATTTGGCAGCTTCACAGTTTTTGATAAATTCCAATTCCAAGAATTGGCTCTGGGGTTGGAACTCTCCAAGAGACCATTCCTTTGGGTTGTAAGACCAGATATTACCAAGGGAGAACATGATTTTTACCCGGAAGGATTTCAGGAAAGAGTAGCCGGTCAAGGTAAGATGGTTCGTTGGGCTCCACAAGGTGCAGTTCTGGCTCATCCTTCGATTGCTTGCTTCATAAGTCATTGTGGATGGAATTCTACTATTGAAGGTGTAAGCAATGGGGTCCCTTTCTTGTGCTGGCCTTACTTTGCTGACCAGTTCCTTAATGAGAGCTACATTTCTGATATTTGGAAGGTTGGATTGAAATTCAACAAAGATGAAAGAGGGATCATCACAAGAGAAGAGATTAAAACCAAGGTACAACAATTGCTTGGTGATGAAAAATACGAAGTAAGGGCTGTTGAACTGAAGGAAATGGTTACCAGATGTGCCAATGAAGGTGGTAGCTCTGACAAGATATTCAAGAATTTTACTGAATGGATGAAACCATAG